In Vanessa atalanta chromosome 9, ilVanAtal1.2, whole genome shotgun sequence, the genomic window GCGTACTAGTATGTGCTACCCAGATTTACAATTTTGTTCGTTGTGTTtggaaaattcaaaatttacaaatttctgttttttaaattaaaacgttacAATTTAATCTTATAGTATAGTGTTGGTGAGTAATAAACAATACTTTGATTACGTTACGGACTCAAACACATAAAAGCTTGCAACAAATGCAAAGAAACTTAGATTCTAGATTGACAATGACATCCTAACGGCCATCAGCTGACCAGCTGTCATAATTCAGTATTCACTATTCAGTAACTTAAgcgtattatgtatgtaaatattaatcatattttgtaaataagaaaaaggAAAACTTGCATAGATAATTTAAAGACaatcatagtaaaaaaaaagaattagaaaagaaaattaaatacaaacaattatatattaaaatactttgtttataagcaataatggatattatatttaaagttgatTTAGAAGATAAATTTAGAACCGTATGTATTGTATACTGTTTTCATttgccaatatatttatttgtttataaaagtaatcatttattttaaggttattgAAGACACAATGGAACATTTATATGTTAAGAAAATTAACTCTACTATATTAAATGAGCAAATTATTGCAACagctaaaaaagaaattaaagaattacttattaaaagcaatttcaACAACCAGAAGATCCAAGAATTATTGTTATCAAAAGGTTATAATGAAGAAAGAATTCATACTTTTTCTTCTTTAATTCAAAACCGAAGAGATGAATTGCTTTATTTAACATTAGTTAATCTCAATAGTTCTTATGGTGAAACAGTAGCAAAATTTGATTGGATTTTGAAGTTGGTTTATGGCACAAGTGAGctcaaaaatctaaaatatccATTGCTCCAACTGGCACTGACAACGGTCAATGATGGAAAATGTCAACAAAGAAACTatgatattagtaaagatatgttaataaaaataattaatgtcttGGAAAATATTGATTAAGAAGTAATcagaatgttatataatatttaaaatgaattaaccattttgttttttatttgaattttaaaatattgaagatGTTGGTTCGGATCTATTTCAACAACCATCAAGCTatgttagagccgagatggctcagtagtTAGAACATGTGCACCTTAACTGATAatttctggttcaaacccaggcaagcatcacagaattttcatgtgcttaatttgtgtttataatttgaattctgtgtattccaccaacccgcattggagcaccgtggtggaatatgctccataccagCGGCGGCCTTACCCATTGCGAGGCTCCGGGCGGTAGGTCTTTGCTAGGCCCCTTGTCCTCGgtgaaatgta contains:
- the LOC125066585 gene encoding uncharacterized protein LOC125066585, coding for MDIIFKVDLEDKFRTVIEDTMEHLYVKKINSTILNEQIIATAKKEIKELLIKSNFNNQKIQELLLSKGYNEERIHTFSSLIQNRRDELLYLTLVNLNSSYGETVAKFDWILKLVYGTSELKNLKYPLLQLALTTVNDGKCQQRNYDISKDMLIKIINVLENID